A stretch of Panthera tigris isolate Pti1 chromosome E2, P.tigris_Pti1_mat1.1, whole genome shotgun sequence DNA encodes these proteins:
- the FUT1 gene encoding galactoside alpha-(1,2)-fucosyltransferase 1 has product MWAPSQRQLCVAFLLVCVLSATLFLYVHQDLFPNGLALTALCPGRRPVPSPVAILCLSPNTSACLKPPASLSGTWTIHPDGRFGNQMGQYATLLALAQLNGRRAFILPSMHAALASVFRITLPVLAPEVDSRTPWRELELHDWMSREYARLSDPLLKLTGFPCSWTFFHHLREQIRREFTLHDHLRREAQGLLSRLRLGPTGDRPRTFVGVHVRRGDYLRVMPHRWKGVVGDRAYLQQAMDWFRARHEDPVFVVTSNGMEWCRENVDTSRGDVIFAGDGQEGSPGRDFALLTQCNHTIMTIGTFGFWAAYLTGGDTVYLANFTLPDSNFLKIFKPEAAFLPEWVGINADLSPLRSLAGP; this is encoded by the coding sequence ATGTGGGCCCCCAGCCAACGGCAGCTCTGCGTGGCTTTCCTGCTAGTGTGTGTCCTTTCAGCCACCTTGTTCCTCTACGTCCACCAAGACCTCTTTCCCAACGGCCTGGCCCTGACGGCCCTGTGTCCAGGCCGCCGCCCGGTGCCATCCCCTGTGGCCatcctctgcctgtcccccaacACCTCCGCCTGCCTCaagccccctgcctccctctcggGAACCTGGACCATCCACCCAGACGGCCGGTTCGGCAACCAGATGGGGCAGTATGCCACGctcctggccctggcccagctCAACGGTCGCCGGGCCTTCATCCTGCCCTCCATGCATGCCGCCCTGGCCTCCGTGTTCCGCATCACCCTGCCGGTGCTGGCGCCCGAGGTGGACAGCCGCACGCCCTGGCGGGAGCTGGAGCTCCACGACTGGATGTCCCGGGAGTACGCCCGCTTGAGCGACCCCTTGCTGAAGCTCACCGGCTTTCCCTGCTCCTGGACCTTCTTCCACCACCTCCGGGAGCAGATCCGCAGGGAATTCACGCTGCACGACCACCTTCGGCGAGAGGCCCAGGGTCTGCTGAGCCGGCTCCGCCTGGGCCCCACCGGGGACCGCCCTCGCACCTTCGTGGGTGTCCACGTGCGCCGCGGGGACTATCTGCGGGTCATGCCCCACCGCTGGAAGGGCGTGGTAGGCGACCGCGCTTACCTCCAGCAGGCTATGGACTGGTTCCGGGCACGGCACGAAGACCCCGTCTTTGTGGTCACCAGCAACGGCATGGAGTGGTGCCGGGAAAACGTGGACACGTCCCGTGGGGATGTGATCTTTGCCGGCGACGGGCAGGAGGGCTCGCCGGGGAGGGACTTTGCGCTGCTCACGCAGTGCAACCACACCATCATGACCATCGGCACTTTTGGCTTCTGGGCCGCCTACCTGACGGGTGGGGACACTGTCTACCTGGCCAACTTCACCCTGCCCGACTCCAACTTCCTGAAGATCTTTAAGCCCGAGGCTGCCTTCTTGCCCGAGTGGGTGGGCATTAATGCAGACTTGTCTCCCCTCCGGTCATTGGCTGGGCCTTGA